CTGGTCAGTTCTTGAGGCTGATATAGGAAGTCTGCAGAAGTGGGGCCCGGGgtgggggagagacagagggtgtcagccgggggggggggcagagagcaGCAGCCTGGGGTCAGCAGCAAGATTTCTGGCCACAGCTGGGGGCGTAGCAGGCGGGTTTGCAGCAGGCGGGCCGGCAGACCAGGGACACGCAGGAGGTGGGGCGGCAGCAGGGGGCGGCCGGGCAGCAGGAGGGTGCACAGCAGCAAGAGGAGGAGGATGTGGGCCCGCAGCAAGAGGGTCTGCAGGAGACGGGTGCGCAGCAGGAGGCCAGGCCGCACACGGGGCGGCACACGAGGGACACGCAGCAGGCCGGGCGGCAGCAACTGGACTTGCAGCACACAGGCAGGGAGATGCAGCAGCTGGGCTTGCAGCACACAGGCAGGGAGATGCAGCAGCTGGGCTTGCAGCACACGGGGACGCAGCAGCAGGACTGCACCGAGCAGGGAGAGGCAGCGCAGCAAGGGGCTGGGCAGCAGGACTGCTGGCAGCAGGATGGCGAGCAGGAGGAGGCGCAGACAGCCTGGCAGGGGCCGGGTTCACAGGCCGCCTGGCAGGTGGCGGGCACGCAGCAGACTGGCTGGCAAATGAGGGTCAGGCAGGAGGCCGGTGTGCAGCAGGGGGCCGGGCAGCAGGGGGCCGGGCAGCATGGGGCCGGGCAGCATGGGGCTGGGCAGCAGCCGGGTTCACAACAGCTCTCTGGGCAGTCGTCCAGCTGCCAGGAAGAGCCAGTGCAAGAACTGGGCAAGCAGactctgctgctgctgcagctCACGTCACTGGAACAGACCGAGACGGCCGAGGCTGTGGGAAAGCAAGGCCCAGAGAAACAGGTGTCTGCCATGGTGGGAGCGGTGGGTGGGTGCCTTGACAGCAGAGACCGGAAAATGGGTGTCAGCGAGGGGCCAAGTGCCTGATGCAGGGAGGTGCGGGAGCCTCACTGGGATGGGGCTGGTGTctgtgggtgtgagtgtgagtgtgagtgtgggtgtgggtgtgagtgAAGCTGTGGGGCTGCTGTGAAGGTGGCTCAGCCTGGTGGGCTTTTATATCCCTCCTGGCAGGAGGATGGCCCAATGGAAGGCCGGACCTTCTTCCCTGTTGTTGTTTGTGGCCGCTTCCCTCAGAAGCCGATCATTAGGAGACGGTGACACAGCCGGGGGAGAGCCATTGGTCCACAAACACCTCTCCCTGTGAGTCTGACTGTGCTGGTGCTGGCTTCTGTGTGTGAGTCTGtcagtgtgtgtttgtgtgagtgtgcatgtgtttgTGCATGTGGGCGTGTGTGTTTGGGGATGGGCGTGCTGGGGTTCTGAGATGATGGACACGTGTCCTTCCTTGGATTCTGTTGGGTCACTGTTGTCAAACACGAGGCTGAAAGGAAGTCAGTGGCTTTGGTGCAGGGAAAAGGGGCCAGCAGGCAGAAGGAGTGAAGGGCTGCAGCCAGTCTCCTGCAAGGAGCGTCCAGGATGGAGCCGCTGCTCTGGGGCAGAGATGTGTACTTGTGTGTGATTGGTTGCTCTTGTCTGAATGGGAGCTGGTCCCTGTGGGCAGGGAGGCCCCGTGGGGCTTTTCAGACTCCAGGGAGGTGAGGCATGGTGCGACCCAAAGCAGGGCTGGAGGAGCCGCTATGCGGTGGGCATCCTCGGGCACACGTCTCCGGAGAAATCTGTCCGAGGAAGCTCGGCGGCCTTGCTGGGGAGGAGCTCGGGCCCTGGGGCCCTCGGTCCTGCCGTGTGCGGCCAGCGACGTGACAGCCAGTGCTTCTCTGTGAAGGGAGTCAGGCAGCAATGGGGAGATGAGCAGGGCGTGGAGAACATGCCTCCTGTCTCAGGTCCAAAGGCCAGTGGGCTCCCTGCGGGGCGTTCCTGGAACTAGGTATTTGGAGCACGCCAGGGGAACGCATAGGAGGAACGTCTGCCGCTGTGCAAATGGGACAGGCTTGCCTCTACCACTCTGCCTGCCACATAGCCGCCATGCCAGCAGTCCCGACTCCCAGGCCCTCTGCTGGGAGGTCCCGCCATGActatgtgttatgggccagaacttgaaacaaggtgctaatgcttatgtactgaGTTCACCCCTTTAAAGGAGTTCCCACactagacttcacacctttagagagcatgtATAAGAAGAAGCCCATAAGCCCACTCTCCAAAagtggattcaaattcagattccaCCTCTGTGCTGGATGGAGACTCGGAGGCAGCTCTTGTAACCGAGGAGAGAGATCGGCCTCTGCTAAAGCTTACCAGGCCACAGGAAAAGAGACAGGCtttgaaggggaaaataaaggatctggactttaatacctggctgtatttggggtgattacactgaactgaaactaaggctgcttccagaagctccccaagaaacctgctcccagagaatattctATTTTAGAGTAGAGCACTTCAACCATGGGGACAGCCGAGCACTTGGGATGTGGCGGAAAGGGAGCTTGTGCCAGGCAGACTTGGATCAGCAGGTGGCTCTTCAAGGTCGACCCCGAAGGGCAGAAGCGGCCATTCCAAGCAAGGGCAGGTGGCCTGAGGGGATGGGCTCTCATGGCCCGTTGTGGCCTCTCTGCTGGATGGCTCTAGGATGCAGAGGGGGACCTGCTGAAGGACATGTTCTTAAGGTAGTCGATGCCCCCACTGGAGGAGGGACCCAAGCTAAGTTGCTGAGGACtgtggttctttttttctttttttttttttagaggaaaattttttttaattaaaaaaactttttattaattttataattataacatttttgacagtatatatgcatagctaattttttacaacattatcccttgtattcccttctattccgaattttcccctccttccctccacccccttcccgagatggcagatagtcccatacatattaaatatcttatagtatatcctaggtacaatatgtatgtgcagaaccgaattttgttgttgttgcaaaggaagaattggatttggaatgtaaaaataacctggggagataaataaaaaatgccaacagtttacactcatttcccagtgtttcttctctgggtgtagctggttctgtccatcattgattgattgattaattggaattggattagctcttctctatgttgaagatttccacttccatcagaatacatcctcatacagtatcattgttgaagtgtataatgatctcctagttctgctcgtttcactcagcaccagttcatgcaagtctttcctagcctctctgtattcatcctgctggtcatttcttacagaacaataatattccataacattcatataccataatttacccaaccattctccaattgatgggcattcgttcatcttccagtttgcagccactacaaaaaaggctgccacaaacattttggcacatacaggtccctttcccttctttagtatttccttgggatataagcccagtagtagtactgctgggtcaaagagtatgcacagtttaatacctttttgtgcataattccagattgttctccagaatggtgggattctttcacaactgcaccaacaatgcatcagtgtcccagttttcccacagcccctccaacattcatcattatttgttcctgttgtcttagccaatctgacaggtgtataatggtatctgagttgtcttaatttgcatttctctgatcaatagtgatttggaacactctttcatatgagtggaaatggtttcaatttcatcatctgaaaattgtctgctcatatcctttgaccatttatcaattggagaatggcttgatttcttataaattagtcaattctctgtatattttggagatgaggcctttatcagaacctttaaatgcaaaaaggttttcccaatttgttacttccctttttatcttgtttgcattagttttgtttgtacaaaagctttttaattttatgtaattaaaattttctattttgtgatcaataatgctctctagttttcttttggtcacaaattccttcctcctccacaagtctgagaggtagactatcctctgttcctctaatttatttatgatctcattcttcatgtctaaatcatggacccattttgatctaatcttagtatgtggtgttaagtgtgggtccatgcccagtttctgccatactaatttccagttttcccagcagtttttgtcaaaaaatgaattc
The Sminthopsis crassicaudata isolate SCR6 chromosome 4, ASM4859323v1, whole genome shotgun sequence genome window above contains:
- the LOC141540457 gene encoding uncharacterized protein LOC141540457, with the protein product MADTCFSGPCFPTASAVSVCSSDVSCSSSRVCLPSSCTGSSWQLDDCPESCCEPGCCPAPCCPAPCCPAPCCPAPCCTPASCLTLICQPVCCVPATCQAACEPGPCQAVCASSCSPSCCQQSCCPAPCCAASPCSVQSCCCVPVCCKPSCCISLPVCCKPSCCISLPVCCKSSCCRPACCVSLVCRPVCGLASCCAPVSCRPSCCGPTSSSSCCCAPSCCPAAPCCRPTSCVSLVCRPACCKPACYAPSCGQKSCC